A genomic stretch from Pararhizobium sp. IMCC21322 includes:
- a CDS encoding LysR family transcriptional regulator, with product MRCFWQRLLNKIQQKHNETISCIMNDIQLGRLDLNLLVTFEALMTEGSVAKAAERLNKTPSAVSHALARLREQVGDPLMVRVGGKMQPSPFAESLIEDVRPILRSIQRVVTPPKPFDPATSTRTFRIAVPAITALIAEVFARINEEAPGVSLEWVNLGPDLYSAVADEQIDLALLGADKTLPEGLMEQKMPTLQRYTYMRRGHPAVENWNKQAWLDWPHVMVGMSNAARQTVEDRVARDGMERRIGAHLPEFSGVAPLLARTNMLGTTVQLFMVEDLQTYGLLAKRPPVDLPDITFRFFWSTRLSQDPGSKWLRSLVIAAYEMIHDRAANAGTQTD from the coding sequence ATGCGTTGCTTCTGGCAAAGGTTGTTGAACAAAATTCAGCAGAAACATAACGAAACGATTTCATGCATCATGAATGATATTCAGCTCGGTCGACTCGACCTAAATTTACTTGTTACTTTCGAAGCGCTTATGACTGAGGGTAGCGTTGCCAAAGCGGCCGAACGGCTCAACAAAACGCCGTCGGCGGTCAGTCACGCACTGGCCCGACTGCGCGAACAGGTGGGTGATCCACTCATGGTGAGAGTCGGTGGCAAGATGCAGCCATCGCCTTTCGCTGAAAGCTTGATTGAGGATGTTCGCCCGATCTTGCGGAGCATTCAACGCGTCGTTACACCACCCAAACCCTTTGATCCGGCGACCAGCACGCGTACGTTCCGCATCGCTGTTCCCGCGATAACGGCTCTCATTGCCGAAGTTTTTGCACGGATCAACGAAGAAGCACCCGGAGTATCGCTTGAGTGGGTGAACCTAGGACCGGATCTTTACTCAGCCGTCGCAGACGAGCAGATCGACCTTGCCTTGCTTGGTGCGGACAAAACGCTGCCCGAAGGCTTAATGGAGCAGAAAATGCCGACCTTGCAGCGCTACACCTACATGCGCCGTGGGCATCCGGCAGTGGAGAATTGGAATAAGCAAGCCTGGCTCGATTGGCCGCATGTCATGGTTGGGATGTCAAATGCGGCGCGCCAAACCGTCGAAGATCGGGTTGCTCGCGATGGCATGGAACGCCGCATTGGGGCGCATCTGCCCGAGTTTTCGGGCGTCGCACCATTGCTTGCGCGCACCAACATGCTGGGCACGACAGTTCAGCTCTTCATGGTCGAAGACTTGCAGACCTATGGGCTGCTTGCCAAACGCCCACCTGTCGATCTGCCAGACATCACTTTTCGCTTCTTCTGGAGCACACGCCTTTCACAGGACCCGGGCAGTAAATGGCTTCGATCCCTCGTGATTGCGGCCTACGAAATGATCCACGATAGAGCAGCTAATGCTGGCACTCAAACCGACTGA
- a CDS encoding magnesium transporter MgtE N-terminal domain-containing protein has translation MSKVSPLTIELIEKRPLTAVKALSEMSVGDSADFFEALPTRYAVSLMSKITAWSAAGLISEMTPVSGGAVLSGLDYQTTASILRVIPDAKRKQLLVALPKKLSRDLTSTLTYPADTVGAKMSTSIIVMTADQTVREAVSEFRQMKRTKTGVAYVVDASRKLIGNINAAELLRLSKDSKLGEVVDSSIPSISARARLSAVKSMPAWDDHAFLPVVNRQKILIGALSKSIFKQSPAAEPIAESQANSSNILSSVASVFFTSSVQLAELLIDGDVRSKPSINHSSASAGGGKS, from the coding sequence ATGAGCAAGGTTTCACCCCTGACCATTGAACTTATCGAGAAGCGTCCGCTAACGGCAGTGAAAGCCCTTTCTGAAATGAGCGTGGGCGATTCAGCTGATTTCTTTGAGGCTCTGCCAACACGTTACGCCGTGTCGCTTATGTCCAAGATCACCGCCTGGTCTGCAGCCGGATTGATTTCTGAAATGACACCGGTCAGCGGCGGCGCGGTTCTCTCGGGATTGGACTACCAAACAACGGCTTCAATCTTGAGGGTGATACCGGACGCCAAACGCAAACAATTATTGGTAGCGTTGCCAAAGAAGCTCAGCCGCGACCTGACTTCTACTCTGACCTATCCTGCAGATACTGTTGGCGCAAAAATGTCGACCAGCATTATTGTCATGACGGCTGATCAGACGGTTCGGGAAGCGGTTTCGGAATTTCGTCAGATGAAGCGTACCAAGACGGGTGTTGCCTATGTCGTTGATGCATCGAGAAAACTGATTGGCAACATCAATGCAGCAGAGCTGTTGCGGTTATCAAAGGACTCCAAGCTTGGAGAGGTTGTTGACAGTTCCATTCCATCCATTTCCGCTCGTGCTCGCCTGAGCGCAGTTAAATCCATGCCTGCCTGGGACGACCATGCGTTCTTGCCTGTCGTCAACCGTCAAAAGATATTGATTGGTGCTCTTTCCAAAAGCATTTTTAAACAATCGCCTGCTGCAGAACCCATCGCGGAGAGCCAGGCAAATTCATCAAACATTCTGTCTTCCGTGGCGAGTGTCTTTTTCACAAGCTCTGTTCAACTGGCCGAACTGTTGATTGATGGTGATGTCAGATCCAAACCTTCGATCAACCATTCATCCGCTTCGGCTGGAGGAGGCAAATCATGA
- a CDS encoding sulfotransferase family protein — protein sequence MSLKVIGSGFGRTGTMSTKLALEELGFGPCHHMVEVMQNPEQPAHWAELARGTEVDWAEVFAGYTSQVDNPGAVYWHELSIAFPEAKVIHTERPEDDWWASYDHTINRFWQNRKVIALPPPVQAVFDNMDKILMQGGDAGLDREAAIAAYRANNARVREVIPADRLLVFNPAEGWSPLCRFLGVDIPKSDFPRSNARSEFWNLFGGEPAAA from the coding sequence ATGTCACTGAAAGTTATAGGATCTGGATTTGGTCGTACGGGCACCATGTCCACAAAGCTAGCCCTTGAAGAATTGGGCTTTGGCCCTTGCCACCACATGGTGGAAGTGATGCAAAATCCGGAACAACCGGCGCATTGGGCCGAACTCGCCCGAGGAACAGAGGTCGACTGGGCCGAGGTGTTCGCGGGCTATACCTCACAAGTGGACAATCCCGGTGCCGTGTATTGGCATGAGCTTTCCATCGCTTTCCCCGAAGCCAAGGTCATTCATACCGAGCGCCCCGAGGACGACTGGTGGGCCAGCTATGACCACACGATCAACCGCTTCTGGCAAAACCGCAAAGTCATTGCACTACCGCCGCCCGTCCAGGCCGTGTTCGACAATATGGACAAAATCCTGATGCAAGGGGGCGACGCTGGTCTTGATCGTGAAGCTGCTATCGCTGCTTACCGGGCGAACAACGCGAGGGTTCGTGAGGTCATCCCGGCAGACAGGCTTTTGGTCTTCAATCCCGCTGAAGGTTGGAGCCCACTCTGCCGCTTTCTAGGCGTTGACATCCCAAAATCCGACTTTCCGCGCAGCAATGCCCGGTCTGAATTTTGGAACTTGTTCGGCGGCGAACCGGCGGCCGCCTGA
- a CDS encoding lipocalin family protein encodes MAFEQRRKRGPSQACGTPDCIDADGAVTPLGPKGIRVTQLTTAQAAGREMPNGWRLEVLDDGLNIETEALIADSWMQTSIPYWEGPIWFEGSHAGVGY; translated from the coding sequence ATTGCATTTGAACAACGGCGAAAGCGTGGGCCAAGCCAAGCATGCGGAACGCCAGACTGTATTGACGCAGATGGTGCTGTCACACCACTTGGGCCAAAAGGCATCCGCGTGACACAGCTCACAACTGCTCAGGCCGCAGGCCGCGAGATGCCCAACGGCTGGCGATTGGAAGTTCTGGACGATGGTCTGAATATTGAGACGGAAGCGCTCATCGCAGATAGCTGGATGCAGACGTCAATTCCCTATTGGGAAGGGCCGATATGGTTTGAGGGCAGTCATGCGGGCGTGGGGTATTGA
- a CDS encoding lipocalin-like domain-containing protein, with translation MSVRLFTKVWLLLLLVFVSASAHAQGFAGLGIDSEGYAQVTPGKLFSFPQDHGPHPDYRIEWWYVTANLTDSDGNPHGIQWTLFRQTMTPGTEKSGWNNGQVWLGHAALSSQGRHLSAETVARGNTGQAGVTTAPFAAWLDDWSLTSTAPAEADAFSALRLTANDEAFRYDLALTTPKPLVFQGEAGFSQKSEAGQASYYYSQPFFEVAGDINVDDKTLTVTGKAWLDREWSSQPLTGTQTGWDWFSLHLNGGEKLMLFRLRDETAGDYFSGTWIGADGTVTPLGPKGIRMTPLTTAQVAGREMPIGWRLEVPDHGLDIETQALNADSWMDTSIPYWEGPIRFGGSHQGVGYLEMTGY, from the coding sequence ATGAGCGTTAGACTTTTCACAAAAGTGTGGCTGCTGCTTTTGCTTGTCTTCGTCAGCGCCAGCGCGCACGCGCAAGGCTTTGCAGGGCTGGGCATAGATAGCGAAGGCTACGCGCAGGTCACGCCCGGCAAGCTCTTCAGCTTTCCGCAAGACCACGGCCCCCACCCGGATTACCGCATTGAATGGTGGTATGTGACTGCCAATCTGACAGATTCAGACGGCAATCCCCACGGCATTCAATGGACCCTGTTCCGCCAGACCATGACGCCCGGCACCGAAAAAAGCGGCTGGAACAACGGGCAGGTCTGGCTTGGCCATGCGGCCCTGTCCTCGCAAGGACGGCATCTCAGCGCGGAAACCGTCGCCCGCGGCAATACGGGTCAGGCAGGCGTGACCACTGCCCCCTTTGCTGCCTGGCTGGATGACTGGTCCCTCACCTCCACTGCGCCAGCAGAAGCAGACGCATTTTCCGCCCTGCGCCTCACCGCCAATGATGAGGCATTTCGCTACGATCTGGCCCTCACCACACCCAAACCACTTGTGTTCCAGGGCGAGGCTGGTTTCAGCCAGAAATCAGAGGCCGGTCAAGCCTCCTATTATTACAGCCAACCCTTTTTCGAAGTTGCTGGTGACATTAACGTAGATGATAAAACCCTCACCGTCACAGGCAAGGCCTGGCTCGACCGGGAATGGAGCAGCCAACCTCTCACCGGCACCCAAACCGGCTGGGACTGGTTTTCGCTGCATCTGAACGGCGGCGAAAAGCTGATGCTGTTTCGGCTTAGGGATGAAACAGCGGGTGATTATTTCTCTGGCACATGGATTGGTGCTGATGGCACTGTCACACCACTGGGCCCCAAAGGCATCCGCATGACACCGCTTACCACCGCTCAGGTCGCAGGCCGCGAGATGCCCATCGGCTGGCGACTGGAAGTACCTGACCATGGTTTGGACATTGAGACGCAAGCGCTGAATGCGGATAGCTGGATGGACACCTCAATTCCCTATTGGGAAGGGCCCATCCGGTTTGGCGGCAGTCATCAAGGCGTGGGGTATTTGGAGATGACCGGGTATTGA
- the mgtE gene encoding magnesium transporter, translated as MTATITRITDELTQRFFIDHPLDAARKIEELPIADVVEATARIPAKILTPVWQYLLPETAAKLLVALPEAISDQLLAEIAPSQAVRLLGFMPETDVKERVSRLAPVPKRDIETLLSYPRDTAGRMMNTAIYTYRRDSTVGDTLERLRNDGMSTARSLFLVDDGQHLTGIVSLTDVAISQPEITLAALEQPIVAAVRPIDSLSEITEILKSGNVLDLPVVDLDGVLLGAVTHQNLARTIQKDATLNLQTMVGASKEERALSTPLFTVRKRMPWLQINLLTAFMAAAVVGIFEATIAQVTALAVLLPVVAGQSGNTGAQALAVTMRGLALREITVRQWAKVLRKEVIAGFLNGICIAVTCGIGVYLWSQSLGLVAVIMSSMVLAMVAAGFAGAIIPVILTRLGQDPATSSSIILTTVTDIAGFFAFLGIATILMQYL; from the coding sequence ATGACCGCAACCATAACCCGGATCACCGATGAATTGACTCAACGTTTCTTTATTGATCACCCACTGGATGCCGCACGAAAGATTGAAGAATTGCCCATTGCAGATGTGGTTGAAGCCACTGCACGTATTCCGGCAAAAATCTTGACGCCTGTCTGGCAATATCTGTTGCCAGAAACAGCTGCCAAACTTCTGGTCGCGTTGCCTGAGGCCATTTCCGACCAGCTCCTTGCCGAAATTGCGCCTTCTCAAGCGGTTCGACTTCTGGGTTTTATGCCCGAAACCGATGTGAAAGAGCGCGTTTCCCGTCTTGCTCCTGTTCCCAAAAGGGATATTGAAACGTTGCTCTCCTATCCGCGCGACACCGCCGGGCGCATGATGAACACAGCCATCTATACCTATCGCAGGGATTCAACAGTTGGCGACACATTAGAGCGTTTGCGCAATGATGGCATGAGCACGGCGCGAAGCTTGTTTCTTGTGGATGACGGGCAGCACCTGACAGGCATAGTGTCACTGACGGACGTTGCAATTTCACAGCCTGAAATTACACTTGCCGCGCTTGAACAGCCCATTGTTGCAGCCGTACGGCCAATCGATTCTTTAAGCGAAATTACAGAAATCCTCAAAAGCGGAAATGTCCTCGATCTACCAGTGGTCGATTTGGATGGCGTCCTGCTGGGCGCTGTCACCCACCAGAATCTCGCGCGTACGATCCAGAAAGACGCAACCTTGAACTTGCAAACAATGGTGGGCGCAAGCAAAGAAGAACGGGCGCTTTCCACTCCGCTTTTTACCGTCAGAAAACGCATGCCCTGGCTTCAAATCAACCTTTTGACGGCATTTATGGCTGCTGCCGTTGTCGGCATTTTTGAGGCAACAATTGCGCAGGTCACTGCCCTTGCGGTGCTTCTGCCAGTTGTGGCCGGACAATCAGGTAACACCGGTGCCCAGGCGCTTGCGGTGACCATGCGTGGTCTGGCCCTTCGTGAAATTACGGTCCGACAATGGGCAAAGGTTTTGCGGAAAGAAGTTATCGCTGGGTTTTTGAATGGGATTTGCATAGCTGTGACTTGCGGCATAGGCGTTTATCTGTGGAGCCAGTCACTAGGCCTTGTCGCGGTTATCATGTCTTCCATGGTCCTGGCGATGGTCGCCGCCGGTTTCGCCGGCGCAATCATCCCCGTTATCCTCACCCGGCTCGGGCAGGATCCGGCAACGTCGTCATCCATCATATTGACAACGGTTACTGATATTGCAGGCTTCTTTGCGTTTCTTGGCATCGCAACAATCCTGATGCAGTATTTATGA
- a CDS encoding LysR family transcriptional regulator, whose translation MHSLSAIMQNEDWDIFRYVIAVADSGSAIAAARKLGVNGSTVLRRISRFEEDRGIRLFDRLQTGYTPTLQCEALLKTAREIQESIAIIDLGIAGQDVRFEGQLTVTTTDTFLENILADIFLEFSSNNPLIQLDVTVTNERLSLTRRDADVAIRASKKPPEHLVGQRVSAVSFAVYGAVSLAAELPPAATLDDLKARSWIGPGESISGSPVAAWMDGNIPATSIKLTADTFPSVRACIQSGAVGVLPCCIGDNNARLQKLLPAVREMETSLWVLVHPDVRRSAKVSAFTKHVSKRLREKSHLLAPEHV comes from the coding sequence TAGAAAACTTGGGGTGAATGGCAGCACCGTCCTGCGGCGTATATCCAGATTTGAAGAGGACAGGGGCATCCGCCTGTTTGACAGGCTGCAAACCGGCTACACGCCAACGCTGCAATGTGAGGCGCTCCTCAAGACCGCGCGGGAAATTCAGGAAAGCATCGCCATCATCGATCTTGGCATCGCCGGTCAGGATGTCCGGTTTGAAGGCCAGTTGACGGTTACCACCACCGACACGTTTCTGGAAAACATCCTGGCGGACATTTTTCTGGAGTTCAGCAGCAACAACCCTCTGATCCAGTTGGATGTCACGGTCACGAATGAGCGTCTGAGCCTGACCAGACGCGATGCCGATGTCGCCATCCGGGCATCCAAAAAGCCGCCCGAGCATCTGGTCGGGCAACGCGTCTCCGCCGTTTCCTTCGCCGTTTATGGCGCAGTTTCACTGGCGGCAGAGCTTCCACCGGCAGCAACGCTTGACGATCTGAAAGCCCGCTCGTGGATAGGCCCGGGCGAATCCATCTCCGGCTCACCGGTTGCGGCCTGGATGGATGGCAACATTCCTGCCACGTCCATCAAGCTCACAGCCGATACGTTTCCGAGCGTCAGAGCCTGCATACAAAGCGGTGCCGTCGGGGTGCTGCCCTGTTGTATCGGCGATAACAATGCCAGGCTTCAAAAACTGCTGCCAGCGGTCAGGGAAATGGAAACCTCCCTGTGGGTTCTGGTCCACCCGGATGTCCGCCGCTCCGCAAAGGTTTCGGCCTTCACCAAACATGTCTCCAAAAGGCTGCGTGAAAAAAGCCATTTGCTCGCCCCTGAGCATGTCTGA
- a CDS encoding DUF21 domain-containing protein, with protein MNPVVIEGLTWLGIFFCLSQSAMFSGLNLAYFSVSRLRLEVEVGTGNVAAQQVLDLRSDSNFLLTTILWGNVSINVLLTLLSNSVMAGFGAFLFSTIIITLFGEIFPQAFFSRKALVIGARLAPVLKVYQILLYPVAKPVALLLDGWLGKEGVDFMRERGVREMIRQHMEADETDLGRIEGLGALNFLRLDDISASQEGEPVDKRSIIQMPFNGQNVVFPPDAGERNGVFLGQLRSSGKKWAVLTNERDQPLMIVDTDAYLRSALLEEDSFRPEQHCHRPIVIRDVTKRLGHILQQFEVHVSHEGDDVVDRDVVLIWGEDKRIITGADILGRLLSGITRER; from the coding sequence ATGAACCCCGTTGTCATTGAAGGTTTGACGTGGCTGGGCATCTTTTTTTGCCTCAGCCAGTCCGCGATGTTCTCCGGCCTCAACCTTGCTTATTTCAGTGTAAGCAGGCTCCGCCTCGAAGTTGAAGTGGGAACCGGCAACGTCGCTGCACAACAGGTTTTGGACCTGCGATCGGATTCCAATTTCCTGCTCACAACAATCCTGTGGGGCAATGTCAGCATCAATGTGCTTCTGACATTGCTTTCAAATTCGGTGATGGCCGGCTTCGGCGCATTTCTGTTTTCCACCATCATCATCACTTTGTTTGGCGAAATTTTTCCCCAGGCTTTCTTTTCGCGCAAGGCTCTGGTCATAGGCGCGCGTCTGGCACCTGTGCTGAAGGTCTATCAGATACTCCTGTACCCGGTGGCAAAGCCTGTCGCGCTGCTTCTGGACGGATGGCTGGGAAAGGAAGGGGTCGACTTCATGCGTGAACGAGGTGTGCGTGAAATGATCCGTCAACATATGGAAGCAGATGAAACTGATTTGGGCCGGATCGAGGGGCTTGGTGCCCTCAATTTCCTGCGCCTCGACGATATCAGTGCCTCACAGGAAGGCGAGCCGGTTGATAAACGCAGCATCATCCAGATGCCATTTAACGGCCAAAACGTGGTCTTTCCGCCTGATGCAGGAGAGAGGAACGGTGTGTTCCTGGGGCAACTCCGCTCCTCTGGCAAAAAATGGGCCGTTCTGACGAATGAACGCGACCAGCCGCTCATGATTGTGGATACGGATGCCTATTTGCGCAGCGCCCTTCTGGAGGAGGACAGTTTTCGGCCGGAACAGCATTGTCACCGCCCGATTGTCATACGCGACGTCACAAAGAGACTTGGTCATATCTTGCAACAGTTTGAAGTGCATGTTTCGCACGAGGGAGACGATGTGGTTGACCGCGATGTCGTGCTTATCTGGGGCGAAGACAAACGCATTATCACTGGCGCGGATATTCTCGGTCGGCTCTTGAGCGGAATAACCAGGGAGCGTTAG
- a CDS encoding FAD-binding oxidoreductase produces the protein MSHTIKITAIERATHDVHRYVLEKPDGYEFVPGQATDVSIDKPEWRDEKRPFTFTCLPGWDRLEFTIKHYPDHDGVTDALSDLEIGEALLIDDPWGAIEYKGPGTFIAGGAGVTPFIAILRSLEAQGKLAGHRLIFANKTEADIINRKEFEAMAGLELVYVLSDENKDGFAHGFVDKNLLQQHINDFSQEIYLCGPEPMQDAVKNALKELGADPESVTFEK, from the coding sequence ATGAGTCATACCATTAAAATTACCGCCATCGAACGGGCGACCCACGACGTGCACCGGTATGTGTTGGAAAAGCCGGATGGTTATGAGTTCGTTCCGGGTCAGGCAACGGATGTTTCAATCGACAAGCCTGAGTGGCGGGATGAAAAACGGCCGTTTACCTTTACCTGTCTGCCCGGTTGGGATCGCTTGGAGTTCACCATCAAACACTACCCGGATCATGATGGCGTAACAGATGCGCTCAGCGATCTGGAGATCGGTGAGGCTTTGCTGATTGATGATCCGTGGGGAGCGATTGAATATAAGGGGCCTGGTACGTTCATCGCCGGCGGTGCCGGGGTTACACCGTTTATCGCTATTTTGCGCAGCTTGGAAGCTCAGGGCAAGCTGGCCGGGCATCGATTGATCTTTGCCAACAAGACCGAGGCCGATATTATCAACCGCAAGGAGTTTGAAGCCATGGCAGGGCTTGAACTTGTCTATGTGCTCAGTGATGAAAACAAAGATGGATTCGCGCATGGCTTTGTGGACAAAAACCTGTTGCAGCAACACATCAATGATTTTTCCCAAGAGATATATCTGTGCGGCCCTGAGCCCATGCAGGATGCAGTGAAAAACGCGCTGAAGGAACTGGGAGCAGACCCTGAATCCGTCACCTTCGAAAAATAG
- a CDS encoding mechanosensitive ion channel yields the protein METPNSIWISIQQALQTALQGFLDYIPSLAGALFILIFGWLFARFVRTAAKRILSGLNRVLERTFQTGILANARLPLGASTIFGEVAFWIIVFVTLTISARVASLPTISQWLNNIVLFLPDVLLGVVTIALGYFISNVVGRQVTEAANIAKSPHSESFGRIAQGTVFIIAAIIGLDQIGVDVTFLVTVSAVAVGAILLGFSIAFGFGSQEYISNLISARTVRQSLSPGLLVRIGEIEGVVLEITQTHIAVDTENGRALIPAHKADASGLMIISQNAVVEGTGS from the coding sequence ATGGAAACGCCTAATTCAATATGGATTTCAATCCAACAAGCACTCCAGACAGCACTGCAAGGCTTCTTGGACTACATACCATCGCTTGCCGGTGCTTTATTTATCCTTATTTTCGGGTGGCTTTTTGCGCGCTTTGTAAGAACAGCTGCGAAACGGATATTGAGCGGCCTGAACAGAGTTTTGGAACGAACCTTTCAAACAGGCATTCTAGCAAACGCCCGGTTGCCATTAGGCGCCTCCACGATCTTTGGCGAAGTCGCTTTCTGGATCATAGTGTTTGTTACGCTGACGATTTCTGCGCGTGTTGCAAGCCTGCCTACGATCTCACAATGGCTCAATAACATCGTCCTTTTCTTGCCGGATGTCCTGCTTGGCGTCGTGACAATCGCCTTGGGTTATTTCATCAGCAACGTCGTTGGCAGACAGGTCACCGAGGCGGCAAACATTGCCAAGTCCCCTCACAGCGAGTCGTTTGGGCGCATAGCCCAGGGCACTGTTTTCATCATCGCGGCGATCATTGGTCTCGACCAGATTGGCGTCGACGTGACCTTCCTTGTAACTGTGTCAGCTGTTGCAGTGGGCGCCATCCTGCTGGGCTTCTCGATCGCTTTTGGTTTCGGCTCACAAGAGTACATCAGCAACCTCATCAGCGCCCGGACGGTGCGGCAAAGCTTGAGCCCCGGCTTGCTTGTGCGGATTGGTGAGATCGAAGGCGTGGTCCTTGAAATCACGCAAACACACATCGCGGTTGATACCGAAAACGGCCGCGCGTTAATTCCCGCCCATAAGGCAGATGCATCCGGGCTGATGATCATTTCACAAAATGCGGTCGTTGAGGGAACAGGCTCATGA
- a CDS encoding alpha/beta fold hydrolase, with the protein MLFFKRIPLNHPATHAGYTAMLSRQLNAGYTATTTTREADFTQDCANIKIPTLCVVGDQDGATPPSVEAELAKLIPESRFEVIKDAAHLPCIGQSEMLADMIKAFFDDAELWPGMGNW; encoded by the coding sequence ATGCTGTTTTTCAAACGAATTCCACTGAACCACCCGGCCACCCATGCAGGCTACACAGCCATGCTCAGCCGCCAGCTGAATGCAGGCTACACCGCCACCACCACCACCCGCGAAGCGGATTTCACCCAAGACTGTGCCAACATAAAAATCCCGACCCTGTGCGTCGTCGGAGACCAGGACGGCGCAACCCCGCCATCTGTTGAGGCGGAACTGGCCAAGCTGATCCCGGAGTCACGCTTCGAAGTAATCAAGGATGCCGCGCATTTGCCATGTATCGGGCAGTCCGAAATGCTGGCGGATATGATCAAGGCTTTTTTTGACGATGCCGAACTTTGGCCGGGGATGGGGAATTGGTAA